Proteins encoded together in one Festucalex cinctus isolate MCC-2025b chromosome 8, RoL_Fcin_1.0, whole genome shotgun sequence window:
- the tmem183a gene encoding transmembrane protein 183A isoform X1 — protein sequence MPKKGNRKRLKFRAGDVCSESVTVADYADADPAVVKSGRVKKAVANAVEKEVKLLCGLEASHGAVEEVLSSADTIKIDGLDSSDDLDAEDDGDSETKVIHKKKSKRRKESSQSSDGQEYPVDIWLVLSSYIRPEDICRFSLICRNAWMVTCTAVFWTRLYRRHYQMDVDLPFRLQPDCIGRMWNLRARVIRSLFHLYEPFSSRVSKIPSLPESTPTTLLNSKCLLFGVKKVTGTRPEALWEFNFKFLKQQGNAKNGRAKTLRMPKQYEDVHRNSDSDCYMLQVSTFNFIFTPVVMGMTLTLFTINVSTDMRHHRVRLMFQDSPILRGKKRGDHGGTQVVLDPVHSVRLVDWWHPQYPLSH from the exons ATGCCCAAGAAAGGGAACCGAAAACGGCTGAAATTTAGGGCTGGGGACGTTTGCTCGGAATCAG TGACTGTGGCTGATTATGCTGACGCTGATCCGGCCGTTGTAAAGTCTGGTAGGGTGAAAAAGGCTGTTGCAAATGCAGTTGAAAAAGAAG TCAAATTACTGTGTGGGCTGGAAGCATCTCACGGTGCTGTAGAAGAAGTCCTTTCGTCTGCTGATACCATCAAAATAGATGGCTTGGACAGCAGTGATGACTTAGATGCAGAGGATGATGGCGACAGTGAAACTAAAGTGATCCACAAGAAGAAGAGCAAAAGGAGAAAGG AGAGCAGTCAAAGCAGTGATGGACAGGAGTATCCGGTAGACATCTGGCTTGTGCTTTCCTCCTATATTCGACCTGAAGACATTTGCAGATTCTCACTAATTTGTAGGAACGCATGGATGGTCACATGCACTGCCGTTTTTTGGACCAGGCTATACAGAAG ACATTACCAGATGGATGTTGACCTGCCATTTCGTCTCCAGCCTGATTGCATTGGCAGAATGTGGAATCTCAGGGCACGTGTGATTCGCTCCCTCTTCCATTTGTACGAGCCATTCAGCTCACGTGTATCCAAAATTCCTTCCCTGCCTGAATCTACACCTACAACTTTGCTCAATTCCAAG TGTTTATTGTTCGGGGTAAAAAAGGTGACTGGGACTCGACCAGAAGCATTGTGGGAgttcaacttcaagtttttaaaGCAG CAGGGAAACGCTAAGAACGGGCGCGCAAAGACCTTGCGCATGCCCAAACAGTATGAAGACGTCCACCGAAATTCGGACTCGGACTGTTACATGCTTCAAGTGTCAACGTTCAACTTCATCTTCACCCCTGTGGTCATGGGCATGACACTCACCCTG TTCACAATCAACGTCAGCACGGACATGCGCCATCATCGCGTTCGCCTCATGTTCCAGGACTCGCCGATCCTGAGAGGGAAGAAAAGAGGCGATCATGGCGGGACGCAGGTTGTGCTGGATCCTGTACACAGTGTGAGGCTTGTGGACTGGTGGCATCCACAGTACCCTTTGTCACACTAA
- the tmem183a gene encoding transmembrane protein 183A isoform X2, with translation MPKKGNRKRLKFRAGDVCSESVTVADYADADPAVVKSGRVKKAVANAVEKEVKLLCGLEASHGAVEEVLSSADTIKIDGLDSSDDLDAEDDGDSETKVIHKKKSKRRKESSQSSDGQEYPVDIWLVLSSYIRPEDICRFSLICRNAWMVTCTAVFWTRLYRRHYQMDVDLPFRLQPDCIGRMWNLRARVIRSLFHLYEPFSSRVSKIPSLPESTPTTLLNSKCLLFGVKKVTGTRPEALWEFNFKFLKQGNAKNGRAKTLRMPKQYEDVHRNSDSDCYMLQVSTFNFIFTPVVMGMTLTLFTINVSTDMRHHRVRLMFQDSPILRGKKRGDHGGTQVVLDPVHSVRLVDWWHPQYPLSH, from the exons ATGCCCAAGAAAGGGAACCGAAAACGGCTGAAATTTAGGGCTGGGGACGTTTGCTCGGAATCAG TGACTGTGGCTGATTATGCTGACGCTGATCCGGCCGTTGTAAAGTCTGGTAGGGTGAAAAAGGCTGTTGCAAATGCAGTTGAAAAAGAAG TCAAATTACTGTGTGGGCTGGAAGCATCTCACGGTGCTGTAGAAGAAGTCCTTTCGTCTGCTGATACCATCAAAATAGATGGCTTGGACAGCAGTGATGACTTAGATGCAGAGGATGATGGCGACAGTGAAACTAAAGTGATCCACAAGAAGAAGAGCAAAAGGAGAAAGG AGAGCAGTCAAAGCAGTGATGGACAGGAGTATCCGGTAGACATCTGGCTTGTGCTTTCCTCCTATATTCGACCTGAAGACATTTGCAGATTCTCACTAATTTGTAGGAACGCATGGATGGTCACATGCACTGCCGTTTTTTGGACCAGGCTATACAGAAG ACATTACCAGATGGATGTTGACCTGCCATTTCGTCTCCAGCCTGATTGCATTGGCAGAATGTGGAATCTCAGGGCACGTGTGATTCGCTCCCTCTTCCATTTGTACGAGCCATTCAGCTCACGTGTATCCAAAATTCCTTCCCTGCCTGAATCTACACCTACAACTTTGCTCAATTCCAAG TGTTTATTGTTCGGGGTAAAAAAGGTGACTGGGACTCGACCAGAAGCATTGTGGGAgttcaacttcaagtttttaaaGCAG GGAAACGCTAAGAACGGGCGCGCAAAGACCTTGCGCATGCCCAAACAGTATGAAGACGTCCACCGAAATTCGGACTCGGACTGTTACATGCTTCAAGTGTCAACGTTCAACTTCATCTTCACCCCTGTGGTCATGGGCATGACACTCACCCTG TTCACAATCAACGTCAGCACGGACATGCGCCATCATCGCGTTCGCCTCATGTTCCAGGACTCGCCGATCCTGAGAGGGAAGAAAAGAGGCGATCATGGCGGGACGCAGGTTGTGCTGGATCCTGTACACAGTGTGAGGCTTGTGGACTGGTGGCATCCACAGTACCCTTTGTCACACTAA